DNA from Halorarum salinum:
AACGAAAGCTGCCGGGGGATACTCTACGCCGACGGTACTTGACGGCACTGTCTATGTCGGTAGTGTTGAGGGGGTGTTCGCGCTGGACACGGCTCAGGGGACCGAGAGGTGGCATTTCGAAACGGATAGATTTGTAAACACAGTTCCGGCTATCCTCGACGGAACAGTCTACGTTGGTAGTTTGGATCACTACGTCTATGCGATCCAAGTGAGTGACGGAACTGAGCGTTGGCGATTCGAAACTGGTGGTCCGATATCAAATTCCTCGCCAGCGGTCGCCAACAACACTGTCTATATCGGTAGTGGGGAAACCGATACCAATGTATATGCGATAGATACAGAGCAAGGAACTGAGCAATGGCGCTTCCAAACCACCGACGGAGTGTTTGCTTCCCCTGCAATCAATGAGAATACGGTCTATGTAGGAGGTAGAGATGGAAGATTATCGGCTCTGGAAGCAAGTAGCGGCCGAGAACAGTGGTCATTCCAGACAGGGGACAGTGTGGATTCGTCTCCCGCGATAGCGGGTGAAACTGTCTATTTGGGGAGTGGCGATGGGAACGTGTATGCGGTTTCCACGGATGACGGAACGGAACGATGGAACTTTGAAACGGATGGCTGGATTTCCTCTTCTCCCGCCGTTGTCGATCGAACTGTCTGCGTCGGCAGTGCGGATGGGAATGTTTACTCACTGGGAGTCAACTCCCGATAGATGATACTAACCAAGCACGTTTTTCCATACTGGTCACTAAGGTAAGAACTATGGATTATTTATATAGAAATCAAATTATTGACTGATTCGGAATGGTCCGGGACGATGAGGGAGGTTCGTGGACCAAGAGGATTTGTAGATCTATGAGTTGCCACGGCGCTCCATCGAACTCAACATCCCAGGAGTAGATCTCTTCTTCTGTTTTTGTTGAGCCTCAAACCTTGCCGGACATTTTCTACGATTCGTCTCGGATAACTACGTAGGCGATTGCAGCATTCCACCCCGTTATAAGGATGCTTGCCAGTATCGTCTCAGTCCACGCATTCATCGTCTTTCCCTCGGAAACCTATGCAGAGTCTCCGCCTTCTGCGACATCTCGTAGATCCTCAACGAACTCGTCAATGAATGTCTCGTTGACTTCGAGGCCGCGTAACTCCATGAGTTTGCGTCGAACTGTCGCCAATGAAATTTTCGTTGTAATCTCGTCAGTCATCGTCTGCACCTGTTTTCTGTCCGAACTCTTCTGCCCGCGTTTTCGTACTCATCTTTAAATCAGTGAGTGCCTGAACCAGTGCCTCAGTACTCAGGATCGTACATCCCCTGATAGATCACCTGGATCACGGTCAGTCCACCACCGCCATAGGCATCCCCACCGGCATCGGTGTACAGATGAACGGTCTCTGTAGCGGCGCTGTAGTCGTTGCTGTCACCATCCAGCACGGACTCGATGTACGAGTCGTGGCCGCCCAGCAACTCCTGCATGTACGAGGTGTGGCCGCCAGACAGGCGTTCACGATACAGGTCCACCAAATCACCTGTAGCACCGTACCGGTCGGTATAGAGGTCGTTCTCGCCGTAGGTTATCACGTACTACTGTGGCCACGAATTCCTTTATAACAGTTCGTCGACAGCCACCACCAACTCCTCGCAACCATCCCGCTCCCAGCGTCGCTGTACCATCCGTCTCGCAGCCTCACTCTGCGGCACCACAGCATCAAGCCAATAGAACGGATCCTCCGCATCCGGGGTCTGATTCCGCACGAACAGCCGGGCATCCAAGTAGAAGTAGAACCCGATGTGCTGCTCGATCTCGCGGCGCCACCGCCGATCCCAGACGAACACCTGGGTTGCGAACGGGGTTTCCAGCAAGGTGTACGCGTTCCCGTTCCGACTGACCTGCCGCGGTTTCACCCGCAGGATGTCCGCGGTGAGTTCTTCCACTGCCGGTGTGTCCTGCCGTGGTGGCCGTGCGGCCTTCGTGATATCCATGCCTCGGTGCCTCCGCTGTGGGAAAAACTGGGTGTTGCCGGTTTAAGAGGGTCTGTGTGTCGGTTCCGCCAGTTCCGGTACCCTATCCCGCCATACTTCATTATTCGATGAACCATCCCATCACCTAGCGTCCTGTCACACCTGTAGTTCACCAACCGCAAACGCCTTTGCTACACAGTCCCACCCTCCAACTGCAACAGACACCCCGCACCATGGTGGGACTCATCACCCTCCTCGGCACCCTACTGATCGCCCTCACCTTCATCGGCAGCTACCGGCTAGCCACCTCCCTCACCCCCACCAACGACGCCGACCTGTACCCCGCATTGATCGCCACCACACTCACACTGACCTTCATCATCATCGTCGATATCATCCTCCTGCTCACCGGCCTCCTCATCATCATACTGCCCGTCCTCTACCTGCGAAGAACCCCCGAACCCGGCCTCGACCTCGGTCTCGAGGACCTCACCACCCGGATACAAAAACAGCTCACCGACTGGCAGAACCGCCTCCACCACCCAGACTGGCTCGACCGCTCCCAGAACAAACACCGAGACAGAGACACCGACACCGACCACACCATCGACATCCAGCCACCCGACGACCGATGACCCCGACCACCCTCCTGCTCTCACACTCAGCGGGCGACCGCCCGGTCATCCCCCTCACCGAAAAACAGATCATCGAACTGGCCGCCGGCTTCATCCTACTCGCCGCCGCCTACTACGCCCTCATCGCCCGCCGATCCACCGACCCCTCCGAACGCAAACAGTCCCGCCGCCTCGTCCTACAGGCAGTAGCCGGATTCCTGATGCTCGCATACGCCGCCGAAATCATCGCCCCGGAAACCGGTGCCTGGCCCGTCGCCATCGGCCACGACCTCTACCACTACTTCGCCGCCCTGGAGACCGTCCCGCATTATGCAGACGCGCAGCTCACCGACTTCTACGACGCGTTACTGCACCAGATCGGGGCGGCCACCGGTCCCACGCACACCCAACCAGGCCCCCTCGGACAGGTCGAGGGAGTGGTCCGGACCATCGGCCTCGTCGTCTACACCCTGTTTTTCAGTGCAGCCAGTCTCGGAGCACAGATCCCACGCCGCATAGCAGCCGGACTAAGCGGACTTGTTAACAAGGCAGAAGAGGAATGACCCCAAGAACCGGCTTCCACGGGACATCACGGAGTACCCAACCAATGCCGACCACCACGCCATCGTTGACACACCGTATCGTCGAGCAGCTCGAAGCACAGGGATTGGACCGGAACGACTACCAACTGTATGACGTGATCGATAGTGAGGCGGTAAGCCAGGTGGTTGCCTCGACCGGGCCCGAAACCCGGATCCAGTTCTACATCGAGGAGTTCCGGGTGACAGTGACTGGTGACGGGGATGTGGACGTCCAGGCAGTATAAACTGGAGCGCGGTGCTGTTCACTGCGGACCCAGCTACTCCTTGAATCGGGCAACATCGTCGGCCAAGAGTGCAGCCAGGAGTATTCGCACGTTCTCCTGAATCGTGTACGGCTGCGCTGTCATCACCACCGAAATATCTGCGATCAACGGCTAACCCATCAGCCAGTCACAGAACCTTCAAGTATTGTCCGGGATTCCCCGAAAAATACGCAACCCCGGCGTAACCCTACCACCCATGGAGATCACACTCGACAAAGATGATTGGCGCCTCTGGTTGACTCTCTCCATTTCAGCACTCCTCCTCATCGGCTTCGCGACCTACTATGATTCCATTCTCATTCTGCTTCCCGCCATCACGCCCGAACAAGGGCTCAACTCGATCGGGACCGTCGGCAAAATCGTTGCACCGATCTCAGGGCTTGCAACACTGTACACCTTCTTCTCTTCATCCCCGACTGACGAACAGTATGCTTCCATCCTCAGCCAGTTAGAAGAGACACCGACGACAGACGAACTGGTTGATCTACTGGAGGAACATGGAGACGGCGAAGACCCGCTGAAGAGCGCTGAGGTTCTCATTTCGTTTCTCTTCCCTGCAGAGATCCTGGAGGAACTGGACGCAGTGTACCGCCAGAATATCGAGCAGATCATGGAAGTCGCAGATCAGCAGCGTCCAACCCCCATGGACAACGTGCAGTTCCATCATCCGCTCCCGCTGGCATTTGAGATTGGTTCGCTTATATCGGTGGTCTTGACGGAGGAGATCGAAGAAGGGGTTCGAGGAGATGTTCTGGGCGGGACCACACAATACCTGACGTCCTACTTTTTCGGGATACGGGCGATGCAGGACGCAGGTATTTCGGTCGAAATTTCGACGCCTCCGCAACCCCGACCACAAAAGTAGTCATCCAGCTGTCGACGGCCGCCAGTATGTCGTCGCGGCCGGCACGCCGCCACCGCCGCACCCCTCCCGGGTCGCACCGTCACTCTGCGGCAGCACCGCCTCCAACCAGTAGAACGTATCCTCCGCATCCGAGGTTTGATTCCGGACAAACAACCCGGCGACTCAGGAGATACCCTCCGGCCAAAAGATATCCCGCCAGCTACCATATGAAGGAGCATGGCACGCCCAGAACTCCCGATGCTGCCCGATGGAACCGGGCTCCGATTCCAGCACCTGGAAGCAAACGGATTCGAATACATAGCAACCGTCGAAGATGGTCGCATCGTTGATCCTCACGGTGATCGACGATCGCCCTCCGGAGCTGCAAGAGAAGTTGACAAAATCATCCGGCCTGATGAGTGGCACGATAGCTGGAACGGGTGGGACGACTGGGAATGGTTCGCAGAAGACGGGTGGGAACCGATTCGTTCGCTGCAGGACACATACTAGGCGCCCCACCCCTCCAGACCGGGTCTGACACTGTCAGATATCTTGAAGAGAAGTACAGAGATGTAAGCGAGAAGTCTCCTGCAATCACCCTGTCACAACACCGATAATTGACCAAATGGTACCTCCATTCCTATGCCACATGATAACAATGAACGTAGCAACAACACAAGTAGACGGGTCGTCCTCGGCGGCGTAGGAGCAGGTTTCATAATCAATCCACTCCTCCACCAGGAACTCTCAGAACCGTCCTCATGGAACGATACCCAGAATCCGCAGTCCGCTACGACGACCAACAATCAGCAATCAGGAGGCGAGGAAATCTTCTCCGACGACTTCAATGATGGACAGTTAGACTGGACAGACGTCGATCACCCCGAATTTTGGTCAGAAGAG
Protein-coding regions in this window:
- a CDS encoding HalOD1 output domain-containing protein, with protein sequence MPTTTPSLTHRIVEQLEAQGLDRNDYQLYDVIDSEAVSQVVASTGPETRIQFYIEEFRVTVTGDGDVDVQAV